A genomic segment from Aegilops tauschii subsp. strangulata cultivar AL8/78 chromosome 1, Aet v6.0, whole genome shotgun sequence encodes:
- the LOC109744839 gene encoding uncharacterized protein — MLVNQSIEEDVFEPMVSRVTEIGRRFFGIVSSSENDGRGPTMHELPEKIRWEVQHLEDVFEGIMEDKEGVCESVRSVSKAVFKWQRSLGVTYRNASGAPEPLEVMKWAVEHQEGWVEDGTTSVASTETLSFDENELFESLRDLKTAEGGSEARLLDGIRSGMQCINDVLATVRSRMEAANGSLRIVDHVFSPVLKLIKTIDHLVSAATDGGDKSENYKLLAKIDGQVKCLQDALHVIDINKREVDESFRTMEALIEPLLSRLKDTCNVQLEPSSFQDEINVKDGIDHLVHVLDMIEKKKQDGNANFSIVNAAFSPLLTCLNTIRHLSLEALAHEDKSGAFILLGNISDELSQLKDVLQKVQENEKGIYSNFDAIEQHLDDLFEGPMIDAEGSLKLQQMGGLREKLCAINKEISNIWGKVDDSFNVQDVSIRSMAARHEASSSRPLMPAADKFNINRESVQMWKLKDSINGLETRLRQCLLCLAVFPEDAVIKKRLLIHWWIGEGFVSSVSEGKNVFNELLITKGFIKPVKKYHCNKVHGCKVQPSIRALLIEAAKSAAFVELNSDGSSKNDFTRTRRACLQDGKILTSFHRDALTIYNIKQQYLELDKTWFSGKTCLSTVQLGRWQDSDYDPRAHHVELNNAEFLKQVKSCKQLKYLSFRGISRIEALPTSIGKLTRLVILDLKACHNLEDLPKEIVKLVKLEYLDVSECYLLSGMPKGLIKLSHLEVLKGFVLANTRSKDPCHLKELVMLKKLRTLSIRIGNSVDSDQFEKINEFCALRSLTLTWGAGLSSVPAIHGGNRLSRSSSAATIAVNHAMPCVLPSGLEKLEICCFPVAEFPCWVNPGELKNLKKLYIRGGIISSLGEDKYWEVTVLRLRFLKHLNYSWTALRDTFMKLHVLEVHECENLETWPDCQKGLWLKETNGIMEGSHLA, encoded by the coding sequence ATGCTTGTCAACCAAAGCATCGAGGAAGATGTGTTTGAGCCAATGGTTTCGCGTGTTACTGAAATTGGACGCCGCTTCTTTGGGATAGTGAGCTCATCTGAAAATGACGGAAGGGGTCCTACAATGCATGAACTTCCAGAAAAGATCAGATGGGAAGTGCAACATCTCGAAGATGTGTTTGAGGGGATCATGGAAGACAAGGAGGGGGTCTGTGAGAGCGTTAGGTCTGTTAGCAAGGCAGTTTTTAAGTGGCAAAGAAGTTTGGGAGTAACATACCGGAATGCATCTGGAGCTCCTGAACCTTTGGAGGTAATGAAATGGGCAGTTGAGCATCAAGAGGGGTGGGTTGAGGATGGTACCACATCAGTAGCCAGTACTGAGACACTGTCTTTTGATGAAAATGAGCTTTTTGAATCACTTCGAGACCTTAAGACCGCAGAAGGTGGCTCAGAAGCTCGTCTCCTGGATGGCATCAGGAGTGGGATGCAGTGCATCAACGATGTTCTTGCCACCGTTCGATCAAGAATGGAAGCAGCCAACGGGAGCTTGCGTATTGTAGACCATGTCTTCTCCCCAGTATTGAAACTTATAAAAACCATTGATCATCTAGTATCAGCAGCTACTGATGGCGGAGACAAATCTGAGAACTATAAGTTGCTTGCCAAGATTGATGGCCAAGTAAAATGCTTGCAGGATGCACTACATGTGATTGATATAAATAAGAGAGAGgttgatgaaagctttagaacaATGGAAGCTCTCATCGAGCCACTATTGTCACGCCTTAAAGACACTTGCAATGTTCAATTGGAACCTTCGAGCTTCCAAGATGAGATCAATGTCAAAGACGGCATTGATCACTTGGTACATGTACTTGACATGATTGAGAAAAAGAAGCAGGATGGAAATGCTAACTTCAGCATTGTCAATGCAGCCTTCTCGCCGTTATTGACATGTTTGAACACCATCAGGCACCTCTCATTAGAAGCCTTAGCCCATGAAGACAAATCAGGTGCTTTTATTCTCTTGGGCAATATCAGCGATGAGTTGTCACAGCTCAAAGATGTACTCCAGAAGGTCCAGGAGAATGAAAAAGGGATATACAGTAACTTTGATGCCATTGAGCAACATCTTGATGATCTTTTTGAGGGGCCTATGATAGATGCTGAAGGCTCCTTAAAACTTCAGCAGATGGGTGGCCTGCGAGAAAAGCTCTGTGCGATTAATAAAGAGATATCAAATATATGGGGAAAGGTGGATGACTCTTTCAACGTCCAGGATGTCTCCATCAGATCGATGGCTGCAAGGCATGAAGCTTCATCTTCTCGTCCATTGATGCCAGCAGCAGATAAATTCAACATTAACAGGGAAAGTGTGCAGATGTGGAAGCTGAAGGATAGCATTAATGGACTGGAGACGAGGTTGAGACAGTGCCTTTTGTGCCTTGCTGTGTTCCCAGAGGATGCAGTCATCAAGAAGAGGCTGCTAATTCATTGGTGGATTGGAGAAGGCTTTGTGAGTTCAGTTTCCGAGGGGAAGAATGTTTTTAATGAGCTGCTTATCACCAAGGGATTCATTAAGCCAGTTAAGAAATACCACTGCAACAAAGTCCACGGGTGCAAGGTGCAACCGTCGATCCGTGCGCTACTGATTGAAGCTGCAAAGAGCGCAGCATTTGTTGAGCTCAATTCTGACGGCAGCTCCAAGAATGACTTCACCAGAACCCGGCGTGCATGTCTGCAGGATGGGAAGATCCTTACCAGTTTCCATCGCGATGCGCTGACAATCTACAATATTAAACAACAGTATCTGGAGTTAGACAAGACATGGTTTTCCGGAAAGACATGTTTGAGCACTGTGCAGTTAGGACGATGGCAGGATTCAGATTATGACCCTCGGGCGCATCACGTAGAGTTGAACAATGCTGAGTTCCTAAAGCAGGTCAAGTCATGCAAGCAATTGAAGTACCTGAGCTTCAGAGGGATATCGAGAATCGAGGCCCTTCCAACCTCGATTGGAAAGCTCACAAGACTTGTCATCCTTGATCTCAAAGCATGCCATAATCTGGAGGATCTACCAAAGGAGATAGTGAAACTAGTGAAGCTGGAGTACTTGGACGTTTCTGAATGCTACTTGCTGTCTGGTATGCCCAAGGGACTAATCAAGCTTTCTCACCTTGAAGTTCTCAAGGGGTTTGTTCTGGCAAACACTAGGAGCAAAGACCCGTGCCATCTCAAGGAACTTGTCATGCTGAAAAAATTACGGACGCTGAGCATTAGAATTGGAAATAGTGTAGATAGTGATCAGTTTGAGAAAATTAACGAGTTTTGTGCCCTCCGGTCGCTCACACTTACTTGGGGGGCTGGGTTATCCTCGGTACCTGCTATACACGGTGGCAATCGTCTTTCAAGATCAAGCAGTGCTGCTACTATTGCTGTTAATCATGCAATGCCTTGTGTTCTCCCCTCGGGTCTTGAGAAGCTGGAGATCTGTTGCTTCCCAGTGGCAGAATTTCCTTGCTGGGTTAATCCTGGAGAGCTGAAAAACCTGAAGAAACTCTATATCAGGGGAGGTATCATAAGTAGTCTAGGCGAGGACAAGTATTGGGAGGTGACCGTGCTTCGGTTAAGGTTCCTCAAGCATCTCAACTATTCATGGACGGCACTGCGTGATACTTTCATGAAACTCCATGTATTGGAGGTGCATGAATGTGAAAATCTTGAAACCTGGCCTGACTGTCAAAAGGGCTTGTGGCTGAAGGAGACGAATGGAATTATGGAAGGTTCGCATCTCGCTTAA